From Branchiostoma floridae strain S238N-H82 chromosome 5, Bfl_VNyyK, whole genome shotgun sequence:
TGTAGTACCCAGGTTTGATTAAGTCGAGCGCGTCGTCAATGGTCTGAAATTTAGCTTTGTCAATTTCAATATAATCATTAACGGCCGCCCCGGTGGGCTGACTACAATCGTGAATAAGGCGCAAGTCATCGGAGTCAGGTTTAGGCACTGCCCCAAAGGCGCTGACAATAGTCGGTTTGTTCTTTGTGGCAATGTAGTTACCAGCGGCAATTTCTTGAGAAAGCAGTCGCTCGATTTTAGGTTTGCTGTCGGCATTTGTGACAGACTTGTAGTTGGCTACCTCTACCGGCGTATTGTTGGGACTGTCCAGATTTGTAATGATCCGAAATCCATTTTTAATACCGTCAAGTAGAAAAGTTTTGTCGGGGTCATGCTGGAGTTCACGCAGCCACGTGCTGTAATCTAGTGGGCGTGAACCTTGTGCTGAATGCGGCTGTAGTCAGTTAGAGGATGGGGGCGGGGAAGTCAGGCCGGGCGACGCGTGCCGGCTCTGCGGGTGGCTTTTACCGCAGTTAGGGATCCAACACACGTGCTCATAGCGACACGGAGAGTGGGGACACCCCGCAATGGCAAAGTTATACTTCCTGCAAATCGGCTTGCCGCTGGCGGCAATGGGGGAGGCAGAGGAGGGCTTGCTAGCCTTAGTAGAAAGATTTGTAGCGGTCGGGGGAGCGGCACGAAGCGGGTCGAGATGTTTTGTCACCAGATGTTGGGAGTCCGCCCCCCACCGAAAGTGGTAGTTTGCCTGTAGGGTGCGATACTCCCGATCAAACTCCAATACTGATGGCCAAGTGTACCTCTGGCCAAGCTCTAAAATCTTGATGGTGTATGCCATGTAGTCATGCATAGAGGTCGTCGATATTTTGTTTGTGGATAGCAATTTGTACATAATTTTGGTATTAGCAATGGCCCACTGGCTCACGGTAACACTCCGCAGCGCTGGCTTCTTCCCCCCCATAGAAACCCACAATTTAGTGCCCTCCGCGGTGGTGGCAACCTGCTCGTGTTTAACGATGGAACTGGGAGACAGGAAATCTAAAATCTGTAAGGCCGTCTCACCTGTGTTGGTTGCCAGGTAGATTTGAGGGTCCTGATCTATCCGACGAAGCGGCGCAGCTGGTGATGGAGTGCTGGCTGGGACTGTGGATGTGGCCGGCACGGTGGTCGGGCGAGACAGCAAGTCGTCCAGGGCCAGCGACGAAGACGTCAGCTCCTGCATCGCTGCCTGGATCTGCGGGTGTTGCCGTAACTCCTGCAAGTTCGCGGGAGGCGGCGTTCCCGCAGGAGCTGGTGCTGGCGGCGGGACAATCGGCGGGGTCGGTGCTGGCGGTGGAGGCGTTTGGTCAGTCGTCGTGGTCTGTGCAggtggcggcggcggcggcggcggcggcgtaTGGTCTGCCGGGGTCTGTTCTGACGGCGGAGGCGTTTGGTTTGCAGGGGGTGGTACGGGCGGTGTGGCCCCTGGTAGCTGCTTTTCTGGAGTTGCTGGCGGACTGTTAACTGGCTTGCCGCTGGTGATGTCGAGTTGCAGCGCCCGCAGGTCCGCCTCCAAGTCTCGAACTTCACGAGCCAGGCGTGCTCGCTCAATGGCCGACTGCAAGTCCTCTCGCTGTTGCTGCAAAGTTTCCAGATCCGGGATCTGGGGAGAGTCAGCGGCTGCCGGCGGGTCTGGAGAGGGAGTCGGCGCTGGCCATGGGGGACCTGTGCAGAACCTTCCTGCTTTTGCGTGGTGGTGGTCTCGGATAAGGATCCCACATTTTTTGCATGAGCGTTTGCTCTTCTTCGGTGACATATTGCAGAGCAGAACAAATTGCGAAGCGTTGCTGCGTGCTTAGCATCTGAGAGCAAAGTGTCACTAACGACGGACGTTATCTATTTATAAGACAGAAGGAGATGATTCCTTCCCGTTGACTCATCTTTACAACCTACTGAGTCAGGACAGATTGGGGATGTTCCCTGCTGAGATCATCCGGCGTCCATCTGAAGTGGACACGCTAGTGTTCACGTGCGGCTTTCCGAGAAGCGGTGGTCTTCAAAACTCAAAtgaataatacatacatccatTTACACATTTATTATCATTCCTCAAAAGTACATAGGCAGGGGGAGCTATACAAGCCTCCCTGAATTGGGTACAATATGTAAAATAATTTTACTAAACAGTCGTAGTCGAAACGTTAAAACATACACGCTATGTGCTATGCAGAATTGTTATACAGTCTGAGGGCAATCACCAATTAGCAAGATCAAAAGATGAACTTTCTTGCCAATGTAGAGCTGGGTACAAGTGTTACGAAACTgtattttcaatcattttctgGCAAAGTTAATATGACCCATCAAACAGGAAGATGGCATGCATGTACGTACACTTGCCTCACGACAGTGTACATGGCTCCGACTGTATTTGACGAATTGATGTGTTGACTTCAGCGGCGGTGGGACGGGTATGGTAGTCAAATGCCATCATGTGAAGAATCATTTGTTTGAGCATGCTGTCTGGTTGTCTTGTCATGATGTGATCTGCCAGGTTGATTTCTGGGTTCTCACTCTGCACCTCTCCCACTGGCTCCCCATTGATGTAGACAACTAGAAGGGGTTCACCATCGACACTGTGAAAACAAATGTTCAGGCATATTGTATCAGTATGGAAGATAGTGTCACATGGGATTGAACAGTTTCCTCTGCAAATGGTAGTTTCTGTCAATGTATATTGTATCATGATGCTAAAAAACAGATATCAGAAATAGTCATTAGGTGATAGATTAAACTTACCAATACAAGAAGGCACAGATTTGTAAATACTAATACAAATCCGTTATAAATGGTTCAATCTCATGATAAATTTCCACCTACGTTTTTGTTGTACGGTCAAGCATGGCAGCAAACATGACACCCATGGAGTAGACATCACATTTCTTGGTGTAGTGACGGTCCCAAATCTCCGGGGCAGCGTACCAACGGAATGCCATAGCTGTTTGCAGGTAGTACTGAGAAAAGATGTCACCAAATGCGTTTCCGCACACCTGTGAAGTAGAAATatgagaaaaatgttgaaaatcgtaACTTGTTAGTCAAGACATGTGTAAAGTCTTCTTGGCATTTATTGTGTGCCTAAAAGCAAGCTGAGGCTCAACCACGCAAAATGTACTTGGTATTTCAACATACTGCATTTAAACACGGCCTAAgttgtctgtcatttttatgTTCTATCATGCTCTGTTTGCCTTTGTGGAGTTACTTTGAAAAATCTACATTTTTCCACTTGAAACTCATTCATTACCTTAGCCAGTCCAAAGTCAGCCACCTTTGCGATTGGTAATTGTTCAGTACCAGAGACCAGGACGTTGTCAGGTTTCAGGTCCAGGTGCACAATGCCACAGCCATGCAGGTAGGCGACAGCATCGGCGATCTGCCGCATGAATTGCTCGTTGTAGGGGGGTCCGTTTTTCAGCAGAAAGTTGTTCATAGTCCCCAGCGGACAGAACTCCATCACGAGCCACAAGCTAGTTAACAGTAACATTTACAATTTAGCTGGCTTTGAACAGCCGCTATCTCTTTTAAAGTTACTTTGAAATTACAATGTGGTGCAAGGTGGCGCTCGTGTAGGGCAGCCGCAAGCTTTTTAGCTCTCCCCTACTCTAGCGTCTAAGGTGTCTCCATCCTTATTCTGAACAGTCTGAAGTGCAATATTTTACGTAATCTATGTCTAACTGTCCTGTGAACCGTTTAGCGTCTGTTTGTTTCGTACTGTGTGGACCTTTGGAGGAGTATCCGACGTCTCTTCGTGCTGTGCGGTCGAACTCTGTTTTCTGTAATGGCGTCCATTGAAGTTCTACGTTACTCCGCTGGCTTCTTGAGAGGCCTGCAGCGAAGGACATCGAGTTTCATTGATCTACAAGTCAAGGAAAAGCTAAAGACCTATGGACTATTCCGGAGAAGTAGACCGAGAGGAAGGAAAGCAGGTA
This genomic window contains:
- the LOC118415629 gene encoding serine/threonine-protein kinase PDIK1L-like encodes the protein MEFCPLGTMNNFLLKNGPPYNEQFMRQIADAVAYLHGCGIVHLDLKPDNVLVSGTEQLPIAKVADFGLAKVCGNAFGDIFSQYYLQTAMAFRWYAAPEIWDRHYTKKCDVYSMGVMFAAMLDRTTKTVDGEPLLVVYINGEPVGEVQSENPEINLADHIMTRQPDSMLKQMILHMMAFDYHTRPTAAEVNTSIRQIQSEPCTLS